A genomic window from Prunus persica cultivar Lovell chromosome G2, Prunus_persica_NCBIv2, whole genome shotgun sequence includes:
- the LOC18785836 gene encoding uncharacterized protein LOC18785836, translated as MELTVVDLSLYLGSKGEVKELCGEVSRSLRETGALLVKDPRCTAEDNDRFLDMMERYFDRPPDFKRLQERPQLHYQVGVTPEGVEVPRSLVDEEMQEKLKEMPKEFQPSIPKGADRKWRYMWRVGPRPSETRFQELNAEPVVPEGFPEWKDTMDSWGYKMISAIEAVAEMAAIGFGLPKDAFTSLMKQGPHLLAPTGSDLRHYGQEGTVFAGYHYDLNFLTIHGRSRFPGLNIWLRNGQKVEVKVPVGCLLIQTGKQIEWLTAGDCIAGMHEVVVTSRTVDAIKLATEQHRLLWRVSSTLFAHIASDAVLKPLGRFAESSLASKYPAIYAGEFVEQELAVINLKGNKGEL; from the exons ATGGAGCTGACGGTGGTAGATCTGAGCTTGTACTTGGGATCGAAGGGCGAAGTGAAGGAGTTGTGCGGCGAGGTGAGCCGGAGTCTGAGAGAAACAGGTGCTCTGTTGGTCAAGGACCCCAGATGTACGGCCGAGGACAACGATCGCTTCCTCGATATGATGGAGAGGTACTTCGATAGACCGCCGGATTTCAAGCGACTCCAGGAGAGGCCCCAATTGCATTACCAG GTTGGGGTGACACCAGAGGGTGTGGAAGTGCCAAGAAGCCTTGTTGATGAAGAAATGCAggagaaattgaaagaaatgcCCAAAGAGTTCCAGCCATCCATTCCCAAGGGGGCAGATCGCAAATGGCGATACATGTGGAGAGTGGGTCCTCGACCATCAGAAACCCGCTTTCAG GAACTTAATGCAGAGCCGGTCGTACCCGAGGGGTTTCCTGAATGGAAAGATACCATGGATTCATGGGGTTACAAGATGATATCCGCAATAGAG gCTGTTGCTGAAATGGCTGCCATTGGGTTTGGCTTGCCAAAGGATGCATTCACTTCTCTTATGAAGCAG GGACCACACCTTCTAGCCCCAACAGGAAGTGACCTTCGGCATTATGGCCAGGAGGGTACTGTGTTTGCAGGATATCACTACGACCTTAACTTTCTAACCATTCATGGCAGAAGTAGATTTCCAGGTCTGAATATCTGGCTAAGAAATGGGCAAAAAGTTGAAGTGAAGGTTCCTGTAGGATGTCTTCTCATTCAGACTGGGAAGCAG ATAGAGTGGTTGACTGCAGGAGATTGCATAGCTGGAATGCATGAAGTTGTTGTAACAAGCAGGACAGTTGATGCAATCAAACTAGCAACGGAGCAACATCGCTTACTTTGGAGAGTATCTTCTACA TTGTTTGCCCACATAGCATCCGATGCTGTGTTAAAGCCCTTAGGTCGCTTTGCAGAATCCTCGCTTGCCAGTAAATATCCGGCGATTTATGCAGGAGAGTTTGTTGAACAGGAGCTTGCAGTAATCAATCTCAAAGGAAACAAAGGAGAACTTTGA
- the LOC18785371 gene encoding protein LIM1 produces the protein MRLITMTLPVLVVMLVLTGLVDQGEGTMCASTFFSSIVQLIPCRAAVVPFSPIPPSETCCNALKALGQPCLCVLVNGPPISGVDRTMAVQLPEKCTVNFEPCEIMN, from the exons atgAGGCTAATCACTATGACTCTTCCAGTTTTGGTGGTTATGTTAGTTTTGACAGGTTTGGTGGATCAAGGGGAGGGCACCATGTGCGCAAGCACCTTCTTCTCGTCTATTGTTCAGCTAATACCTTGCAGAGCAGCAGTTGTTCCTTTTAGCCCCATCCCACCAAGTGAGACTTGCTGCAATGCCCTCAAAGCTCTTGGCCAGCCTTGCCTATGTGTGCTTGTCAATGGCCCTCCGATTTCTGGCGTCGATCGTACCATGGCAGTGCAGCTCCCAGAGAAGTGCACTGTCAACTTTGAACCAT GTGAAATCATGAATTAA